One window of Triticum dicoccoides isolate Atlit2015 ecotype Zavitan chromosome 5A, WEW_v2.0, whole genome shotgun sequence genomic DNA carries:
- the LOC119296819 gene encoding protein transport protein Sec61 subunit beta-like, with protein sequence MVINGDAPARGSAAAAASLRRRRTTSDAAAGGGGGASTMLQFYTDEAAGRKMSPNAVLIMSIGFVAVVAVLHVFGKLYR encoded by the coding sequence ATGGTGATTAATGGTGATGCACCTGCAAGAGGGAGTGCAGCAGCTGCTGCAAGCTTGCGCAGACGTAGAACCACCAGCGATGCTGCTGCTGGAGGTGGCGGTGGCGCCAGTACAATGCTTCAGTTCTACACCGATGAGGCTGCTGGGCGCAAGATGTCCCCAAATGCTGTTCTGATCATGAGCATAGGGTTTGTTGCTGTCGTTGCTGTGCTCCATGTTTTCGGCAAGCTGTACCGTTAG